One segment of Luteolibacter rhizosphaerae DNA contains the following:
- a CDS encoding STAS domain-containing protein, with protein sequence MSLENAILVGVFDGFTWIRCEGKGSFVTSPVMKECAEARIAQGERCLVIDLEACTGMDSTFMGQLASFSARLSKLGASGGVQIAGAGERNRNSLEDLGLDCLLEIDPPAAVWRGHASEVRANLEPYQLGHPPGTLDRAKHVLESHKVLSAANAENAKKFAGVVGILEKEVAEGERKSD encoded by the coding sequence TTGGAAAACGCTATATTGGTAGGAGTTTTTGACGGGTTCACCTGGATCCGATGCGAAGGAAAAGGTTCCTTCGTGACCAGCCCGGTGATGAAGGAATGCGCGGAGGCGCGCATTGCCCAAGGCGAACGATGTCTGGTGATCGACCTCGAAGCCTGCACCGGGATGGATTCGACCTTCATGGGGCAGCTCGCCAGTTTTTCAGCCCGCCTGTCGAAGCTCGGTGCGTCCGGCGGGGTGCAGATCGCCGGGGCCGGGGAGAGAAATCGTAACTCATTGGAAGACCTGGGCTTGGATTGCTTGCTTGAAATCGATCCGCCCGCCGCGGTCTGGAGAGGGCACGCGAGCGAAGTGCGGGCGAATCTGGAACCCTATCAGCTCGGCCACCCGCCCGGAACGCTTGATCGGGCGAAGCACGTGCTGGAATCCCACAAGGTGCTGTCCGCCGCGAATGCGGAAAACGCGAAGAAGTTCGCGGGAGTTGTCGGAATCCTCGAAAAAGAGGTCGCAGAAGGCGAAAGAAAGTCCGATTAG